A window of Chlorobium phaeobacteroides DSM 266 genomic DNA:
CAAGGAAAGTCAGGAGTATGCGTATGCGGATGGAGCATATCCCATAGGGTATGGCCAGACCATTTCGCAGCCCTATACAGTAGCCTGTATGACATCGTTGCTTGTGGAACGATCGCCGTCAGGTAAAGTTCTCGAAATAGGGACTGGATCGGGGTATCAGGCAGCGATTCTTTACGCTCTCGGGTACAGGGTTTATACTATTGAGCGGGTTGTGGAACTCTCTGAAAAAGCCGAAAAGCTCTTCAGTGCTCTGGGGTTCTCTATAATGTGCCGATCAGGAGACGGAACGCTCGGCTGGCCCGAGGAGGCGCCGTTTGACGGTATTATGGTTACAGCTGGAGCGCCTCATTGTCCCGAAACGCTCTTGCATCAGCTTGCTCTCGACGGGAGCCTTGTTGTGCCGATTGGAGCGCATGGTTTGCAGAAAATGACGGTTTTTCAAAGAAAAAAAGACCGTTTCGAAAAGGAAGTATTCAGTGATTTTGCTTTCGTGCCGCTGATAGGCAGGGAAGGGTGGGGTTGATTTTTTTAAACATCTTAATGAAGGGATGATTTATGGCTGTAATGACCAGCTTAAGGGATAAGACTCATATCATTCTTTATGCGCTTCTGGCTGCGTTTCTTGCCTTGATCGTTTTTGAATGGGGAATGAATTTCTCGGGGTTTTCAGGCAAGAAACGAGACATTGCCGGCAAGGTCAATGGAAAGGATATTTCCGCTGCCCAGTATGAAGAGGTGTATAATGAGATATCCGGTAACTTTCGAAGAACCAACCCCGGTGCCGAAATAACGCCGGTAACCGAACTGGAGTTTCGTCAGCAGGCATGGAATATTGTGGTAGACCAGACGCTGCTTGAAGAGCAGTTTGCAAAATTCGGCATTACCGTTCAGGATCAGGAGGTTGTCGAATCGCTTGACAGTCCTGAACCACCGATGATCATTCGGCAGAATTTTTCCGATTCGACAGGTTCTATTGACAGAAAAAAGCTTGATGTCGCCCGTCGTGATCCTAAAAACAAGGATTTGTGGTTGCAGCTTGAGAAAATGGTTCAGCGGGAACTTAAGGTAAACAAGCTGATTCGTGCACTCCAGCCAATGGTTCGTGTTACCGGTAGAGAGCTTGATGATATTGTCCGCAGAAATTTTGGCAGATTTTCGGCATCGTTTGTGCCTGTTCCCTTGAGCTTTGCCGGTACTGACACCAGCTTTCCCGTGAAAGAGGATGAGATACAGAAGTATTACAACGAACATAAGGAGCTCTTGAAACAGCTTCCGTCACGATCGGCAGATTATGTGTTTTTTCCTCTTACGCCATCGTCAAAAGACAGTAGCTCTGTTCGCAGCGAGCTTGAATCGCTTCGCTCCGAGTTTTCAGCAGCGGTCAATGATACCGATTATGTAAAGGTTCAGAGTGATCGACCAAATGGCGTTAACGTCTTGTACAACAGGGCAAACTTTTCTCTGCCTGCTGGTTCGATTGTTTTCAGTCCCGCCAATCTTAAAGCCGGCGCCATTGTTGGGCCTGTGGCCGACAGAGGTGAGTATCGGTTACTGAAAATAAAAGAGGTGAGAACTGCACAGCCAATTGCCAGGGCTTCTCATATTCTGCTTCGTTTTAATCCGGGCAACAAGGAGGAAGTGGAGAAAGTTCGTGAGAGGATGGTCATGATATTTAAAAATCTTCAGGCAGGAGTTCCTTTTGAGACGCTTGCCGGAAAATATTCCGAAGATCCCGGCAGCGCTGTGCAGGGCGGCGATCTTGGATGGTTTACAAGGGAGAGCATGCTGCCTGAATTTTCAGCGGCGGTTTTCAGCGGTACCCCTGGCGCTGTTGTTAAACCGG
This region includes:
- a CDS encoding peptidylprolyl isomerase codes for the protein MAVMTSLRDKTHIILYALLAAFLALIVFEWGMNFSGFSGKKRDIAGKVNGKDISAAQYEEVYNEISGNFRRTNPGAEITPVTELEFRQQAWNIVVDQTLLEEQFAKFGITVQDQEVVESLDSPEPPMIIRQNFSDSTGSIDRKKLDVARRDPKNKDLWLQLEKMVQRELKVNKLIRALQPMVRVTGRELDDIVRRNFGRFSASFVPVPLSFAGTDTSFPVKEDEIQKYYNEHKELLKQLPSRSADYVFFPLTPSSKDSSSVRSELESLRSEFSAAVNDTDYVKVQSDRPNGVNVLYNRANFSLPAGSIVFSPANLKAGAIVGPVADRGEYRLLKIKEVRTAQPIARASHILLRFNPGNKEEVEKVRERMVMIFKNLQAGVPFETLAGKYSEDPGSAVQGGDLGWFTRESMLPEFSAAVFSGTPGAVVKPVQTKFGLHIIKVTGFDQTAVIASEIVRTIRPSTETVDSARRLAMAFQMQAKDKGLEKSASTEKLVVGKTGDFGKHTLIADIGFSDKITAFAFNGKEGALSDVIETEKGFYVMKLTGVNDTGYRRLDADLKKRITAELVRLKKEPVLEKKLSLNAKQSGATLDKIAAAYPGTVVVTADDIRWVDGFIPGYGFDQPLVEAMSAMTEGKLSGPVKTNDGYAIVLLSKKNMPAERDVEAAKTAFTPKIIQDKLNRLFTEYFATIKKNAVIEDLRP
- a CDS encoding protein-L-isoaspartate(D-aspartate) O-methyltransferase, translated to MDSNSRLMTFRRREMVEKLKLSGIADNRVLAAFLSVERHRFFDKESQEYAYADGAYPIGYGQTISQPYTVACMTSLLVERSPSGKVLEIGTGSGYQAAILYALGYRVYTIERVVELSEKAEKLFSALGFSIMCRSGDGTLGWPEEAPFDGIMVTAGAPHCPETLLHQLALDGSLVVPIGAHGLQKMTVFQRKKDRFEKEVFSDFAFVPLIGREGWG